From Thermodesulfobacteriota bacterium:
ACCAACGAACTCTGCCGAGACTGCATTGAAACCAGGGTCACAGCAAAAGCTACAATCATGAGGATTACCAGTCTAGTCGTTAAATTCTTCATCAGGATATCCTTATTATTCGGGTCTTCTAACAGTCATTGAAAGAATGCTCAGTCCTGTTTTTCAGTCCTTTAATTTTCGATCTTTACTTTGTGCCTTAGTGCCTTCGTGATTCCGTATTCTTTATCGATTAGATGGACAACCGGACTAAAAGGTTTCAGGACATTAAAGATAAAATGGAATGGTTTACATCCTTTTTCCCTGGTTATAAATTTAACCAACGACTTAGATACATTGCCTGGGAAAAATTCTGCAAGCTCAGGATATAGAGTGGGGAAAAACGTTACACGCTATCATGCATCATGAATCGTGCATCATTTTTTTATTATAATGTGAATTGGTGCCTATTCGTGGCTTAACTAAGCCAGTTTCACTCATCCCAACTCCCCATGTATCCATTGCCAAACGGGCACTTTCCCAGTCTTATGTGCTCTTCAAATTCATGCCGGAACTTTTTCACGATCGATTCTACGGGCATGGCGCATCCGTCGGCCAGTGCGCAAATAGTCGTCCCCTTCATCTGGAAACAGGCGTCCAAAAGGGTGTCGATAAACTCCAGGCGGCCTCTTCCCTCCTCTATCTTGGTTAGCATTTTTTCGAGCCACCAGGTACCCTCTCTACACTGAACGCACTGCCCGCAGGACTCATCCCGGTAAAAGTGAGCCAGGTTTTGGGCTACTCTAACCATGCAGGTGGCGTCATCGATCACCGTTACTCCGGCGGTGCCTAGCATGGAACCCGCCTTTGACAGGGAGTCAAAGTCCATAAGGATATCTATCTCGTCGGCGGAAAGCATCGGTGCAGAGGAGCCTCCCGGGGATATTGCTTTTACTTGCCTCCCCTTCGGTATGCCTTCACCATATTCATAAATCAGCTCCCGAAGCGGGATCCCCAGGGGGAGTTCATATAGTCCGGGGCGGTTTATGCATCCGCTGAGGCCGTAGATTTTTGTGCCGGTGTTTTTGGGGGTGCCTATTTCGGCAAACCAATCCGCACCATTGTTGATGATGTGGGGCACGCAGGCCAGGGTCTCGACGTTGTTCACGATGGTCGGACAGCCGAAAAGCCCGACCTGCGCCGGGAAGGGGGGTTTCGGTCTAGGTTCTCCGTTCTTACCCTCGATGGATTCAAGAAGCCCGGTCTCTTCTCCGCATATATAAGCACCCGCTCCCCTAAAAAGCACGACGTCGAGATTGAACCCCGAGCCCAGGATGTTCTCTCCGAGAAATCCCTTTTCATATGCTTCACCGATCGCTCTCTCCAGAATCCTGGCCCCTTTTGGCATCTCACCCCTGATGTAGATGTAGCACTTGTGGGAATTTATGGCGTAACAGGCAATAATAATCCCTTCTAGCATCTGATGCGGGTCACGCTCGATGATTTCCCTGTCCTTGAAACTCCCCGGCTCGCTCTCGTCGGCGTTGCAGCAAAGGTAGATCGGCTTCTTGGAGTCCCTTTGAATGAAGCTCCATTTGATCCCGGTGGGAAACCCGGCCCCTCCGCGCCCTCGAAGCCCAGATTTTTTAACCTCATCTATTATCTGAACCGGGTCTGTTTTTAGCGCTTTGGGAAGGGCGGTGTAGCCGCCAGAGGAGATGTAGGACTCGATTGTCTCGGAGTTCGGCCTGTCCACATAGGTGCGTATTATTCTCATCTCGGGCATTTCTCGGCTCCTCTGAGTAAGTTATTCTAAACGGCTTTTATGGTATGGCAAGTGTATTTCGGTGTAAATATCGGTTGGTTATAAAACATAACTGAATCGTTCCTGAAAGCGCTAACTCGTGAAGGTGTAGATATTTCCTCACCTTAAGATATAGTGAAATTTAAACTGAATGGGTTCTCTAGGCTAATTAAAATACTGACTAATTTTGAAATGGTTCTATATTAAACCTGTTGTAAGGAGGTAAGGGAGTGGTAAAAATGACCAAAGGACTACTCAGGAATGTGATTCTTATTGCCTTCGCCTTGTTCACTGCGACGGGGACTGGGCAAGCAGTGACCTGGTACGATATTTGGAAGGACCATGAGCCTGGTTATACACGCTGTCGCCTCGCTTTCTCTGAGGAAGATAAGAAATCTGAGCTGTCAATTCGCTATAAATCCTGGGTGCTCGGATATCTTACAGCGCATGGTGACCAAAATGGTCATGAATTGGTTGATGAGCCAAAATTTGCTACAGGTCTAATAAGACAAGTAAAGAAGGCGTGTCGAGAGGCTCCTGACGAAAAGTTTGCCAGTGTTGTCCGTCGCATTATAGCGGAGGATCCCAAGCTGAATAGGGTAAAAAAGTAATAGGAAACGCTCAAGCTGTAATACATCTGAAGAACTAAATTGCTTCATATCTGCCACACACGTCGTCATGGTGGAAATGGGAATGGTAAAAGCCGAAGCAGCTATTCAAACCTGAAGCTTTGCACTATCTTCTCAAACTGGTTTTTGTATTCGTCGAATTGCTCCGGGGTGGATTCGCAGTAAACAATATATCCCCTCTCACCTTTCAAGAACGTATAGACTAACTTTTTATATTGATGCACGCTGGTTGGCTGGTATGAAAAGATTACCCAGATCGCATCCTGGTATGCTACTTTAGTCTTGCCCCTTTC
This genomic window contains:
- the nuoF gene encoding NADH-quinone oxidoreductase subunit NuoF → MPEMRIIRTYVDRPNSETIESYISSGGYTALPKALKTDPVQIIDEVKKSGLRGRGGAGFPTGIKWSFIQRDSKKPIYLCCNADESEPGSFKDREIIERDPHQMLEGIIIACYAINSHKCYIYIRGEMPKGARILERAIGEAYEKGFLGENILGSGFNLDVVLFRGAGAYICGEETGLLESIEGKNGEPRPKPPFPAQVGLFGCPTIVNNVETLACVPHIINNGADWFAEIGTPKNTGTKIYGLSGCINRPGLYELPLGIPLRELIYEYGEGIPKGRQVKAISPGGSSAPMLSADEIDILMDFDSLSKAGSMLGTAGVTVIDDATCMVRVAQNLAHFYRDESCGQCVQCREGTWWLEKMLTKIEEGRGRLEFIDTLLDACFQMKGTTICALADGCAMPVESIVKKFRHEFEEHIRLGKCPFGNGYMGSWDE